The genomic region CAGGGCACGGCCTCGCCCGAGCAGCTCGAGGCGATGAAGAAGGTCCATCCGCACGGGCATTGAACGAGCCATCGCGGTGCCCTGAGTCGCACCACACAATAGCTTTCTGTGCGCCGGCGCAGGAAGGTGTGGGCGCGCTGTGGACGAACGTGATGCTTGCTTGAACGCTGGGAGCGCCGACCCTAAGGGTCTACCCAGCACGCGCGGTGAGGGATGCCGGCGTCACCTCGTTTTGCCAGTTCCATTGGGAGTACCAAGATGGCCACCTCCGCCGCCGTCCGCGACGACGAGCCCGCGACGAAATTTGCCAAGGACCAGCTCAAATCCATCATCGAGCGCATCGAGCGGCTGGAGGAAGAGAAGAAGGCGATCTCCGACGACATCCGCGACGTCTATGCCGAGAGCAAGGGCAACGGCTACGACGTCAAGGCGCTGCGCACCATCGTGCGCCTGCGCAAGCAGGACCCCAACGAGCGCGCCGAGGCCGAGACCATTCTCGAGACCTACATGCAGGCACTGGGGATGATCTGAAGGCGACAGGACCGCGCCTCATCCGTAAGAGTACCTCGCCGGGCCGCAATTTGCGGGGGCCCGCGCTTGGGCAAAACCCGCTGGTCTGCTAGAATGCTCGGTGAAGGGACCGAGCAATGGATGTGCCTGGACCAGAGCGCAGGCTCGCCGCGGTCCTCGCCGCTGACATGGTCGGCTTTAGTCGTCTCATGGAGGTCGACGAGGGCGGTACGCTCGCGCGTCTCAAGACCCACCGGATCGAGCTCATCGATCCGGCGATTGCCAAAAACCACGGCCGCATCATCAAGACAACAGGCGACGGCCTGCTCGTCGAATTCCATAGCGTCGTCGATGCAGTGTTGTGCGCTGCTGAAATTCAGAGCCGGATGGGGCGCCGCAACGCCGATGTCCCGCCGCCGCGATGGATACAATTCCGCATCGGTATCAATCTGGGCGACGTGATCGTCGATCAGAACGACATTTTCGGCGACGGTGTCAACGTCGCGGCACGGTTGGAGGCGCTGGCCGAACCTGGAGGCATCTGCATCTCCAGCGCGGTGCGCGACCAGCTGGGCCAGCGTCTCGATGGCGTCGCATTCGAGGACATCGGCGAGCAGAACGTCAAGAACATCGCGCGTTCCATCCGCGTCTACCGGATTCGATTGGAGGATGGGCTGGCAAGCGCACCAGCCGGCACGACGGCCGCCGCAAAGGCGACTGGCAAGTCGAAGAAGCCGTCAATCGCCGTGCTGCCCTTCGCCAACATGAGCGGCGATCCGGAACAGGAGTTCTTTGCGGATGGTTTGACCGAGGACATCATCACGGAGCTTTCCCGCTTCCACGACCTGCTGGTGATCTCGCGCAACTCGACCTTCGTGTACAAGGGAAAGTCGGTCAAGGTGCAGGACGTCGGCCGCGAATTCGGTGTCGACTACGTCATCGAGGGAAGCGTGCGAAAGGCCGGGGATCGCGTCCGCGTCACCGTGCAGCTGATCGATGCGGAGACCGACCGGCATATCTGGGCCGAGCGTTACGACGGCGAGCTCAAAGACATCTTCGCGATCCAGGACGAGATGACCCGGGCGATCGCCGCCACGTTGCCCGGCCGTGTCGAGGCCGCGACGCACGATCGGGCGACCCGCAAGCCGACGGACAACATGGCAGCCTATGAATGCGTGTTGGCCGCAAAGGTCTTGCACCATCGCTCCAATCGCGAAGACAATGCGCGGGCGCAGCTTCTGCTCGATCGGGCGCTCGAACTCGACGGCAACTATGCTCACGCGCACGCGTGGAAGGCGTGCGTCCTCGGCCAGACCTGGGTCTATAACTGGTGCGCGGATCGCGACGCTACCTTTGAGCAGGTGGCTGCAGAGCTGGAAATCGCGCTGGGCCTCGACGACAATGACAGCGACGTCCACCGCATCCTCGCGGCACTCAATCTGAACCGCGACGACCACGACAAGGCCACTTACCATCAGGAGCGTGCGCTCGCGCTCAACCCGAACTATGACCTCGTGGTGGTGCAGCAGGGCGAACTGCTGACCTGGCTGGGGCGGCCGGAGGAGGGCATCGACTGGATCAAGAAGGCGATGCGGCTCAACCCGTATCACCCGGAACGCTTCTGGAGCCATCTCGGGCGCGCCTATTACTGTGCCGAGAAATACGCCGAAGCCGCCGAAGCCTTCTCGAGGATCTCACGCCCCGATCACACCCATCATGCGTTCCTTGCCGGGATCTTCGCGCAGATGGGCAATGCAGTGGCGGCTGGCGCGCACGCGGCCGAAGTTCTCAAGCGTGAGCCGGCATTTTCGGTGGCCAATCATCTCGCTACCCAGCATTACAAGCAGCAGCTCGATCGTCAGCGCTATGAGGCGGGCCTTCTCCGGGCAGGCCTGCCGGCTTGATCTGGCGCGCTGCGGGGACCGACCAGCTCTGCGCCTCAGCGCAGCGCGGCGGTGCGCAAGACGAAGGACGTCGTCTCGAGCTTTGCGGTCGCGCTGCCCGAGAAATTGTCGCAGGACAGGCCCTGCATCGGGTCGTCGGAGAAGCCCATCGCGATCACGGCCTTCGGCTTGACGAAATAGCCGCGCAGCGCCGCGGTATCGAGCTCGCCCATCAGCGTCACCGACATCGCGCGGCTGGCGCTCGGCGACAGCATCACGATCTTGAGCCAGATGCTCTCGCCCTTGGCCGCGGAGAGGCGGGTCGCGGTTGCGATCCTGCCGTCGATGCTCTTGCCGACCACCGTGTTGATCTCCGTCGCCTGAGCCACGCTGCGGGGGCGGGCGGTGCGCGGGACCGGCGCGGAGGCGGCGACGACAGTGGCGCGGTCGACCGGGGAGGCCGCCGGCGCGAACGCCAGGGCTTGGAGGGCCGCGTTGGATACGCTCGCGGTTGGTTGCGGATCGGTGGCCGCGGCCAGCGCCTGGCGCGCCTTCAGCGCTGCGACCTGCGCCGGCGTCGCCTGCTGCGGCGTGGCCGGAACGTCATCCCAGAAGCCGCGCGCATTGATGATGTCGGCCGGGGTCTCCGGCTTGCCGGAAGCGGGCTTGTCAGCCACAGGCTCGGGCTTCGGCTTGGGCGGCGCGACGATCTGCGCATCGGCCGAGGCGAGCTGGAGGGTTGCGGCGATCTGCGGCTTGGCGCGCGGCGTCGGCACCGGCTCGGCGGGCTTGGCAGCTGCGACGACGGTCGGTGCCGCCGGCTTCGCGCCCGGGGCGGGCGCGCCCTCGTCATCCTCGTCGCTGGCGGCCGGAGCTGCCGACTTGCCCCTGAACAGCGCGGCGAAGAAATTCGGTTTGCTGCCGGCATCGTCGCCGCTGCCGCGCCGCTCGATCTCGGCCTTGGCGAGCTCATAGCCCTTGAGCGGCGTGCCGTCGGTCGGCAGATGCACCGTCTTGCCGTCCGGGAACACGCGCGCAAGCTGGTCATGCGTCATGCGCGGCCAGTGCCGGATGCTGCCGGTGTCGAGGTGCACGAAGGGCGAGCCGGATGTCGGGTAGAATCCGACGCCGCCGCGCTGCAGGCGCAGGCCGGCGAAGCGGATCTGCTCCAGTGGCACGCCGGGAATGTAGAAATCCATCGCATGCCCCAGCATGTGCTGGCTGAAGCGCGCCACACCGGAGGAGCGGCGGCGGAGCATTGCGTTGGTGGCGGGAGAGCGATAGGAGGAGATGATCTGGATCGGCTGCTTGCCGTCGACGTCGCGATAGACTTCCCAGAGGATGTCGAACAGGCGACGGTCCATCACCGTCTCGTCCTGGGTGCGCCAGTCGCGCAGGAAGTGGTTGAGCTGCTTCAGCGCCGCTTCGTCATAGCGGCCGTCGCGCTTGAAGGTGACGGTGAGGTCTTCGCCGGAATGGGTGTGGTGGAAGGAGAGCGTCTTGGTCTCGTTCAGCGCGGCGGCGTCATGAACCGAACCGGCGGCCGCAAGCAGCAATGCAGCCGCGAGGCCGATCCGGGATCCGGCCTTCACGCCCGCATGGGACAACGACAGCACAGAAAATTGGCGTGCGAGACCAGTCAGCACGTATGAGCCCACCCAGTCGACGAGCGTTCAAATGGACTCTCCCGCCAACCCCGTTAGCAGCGCGAAAGAGGATGAACGCTTTCTTAAAGCGAGAAGGTTAATTTGAAGTTGACCTTCCCGCCCCCAAACCAAGTCAGAATGCGATCCTAAGCGGTTGACTGTGGCAAAAAAACGCCCGCCGCCCGAGGGCAGGTCACAGCATGGTTAACGTCAAGCGGCCCCATCCAAAGGGATGAGGCCGCTGATTTCATTGGATAATTTCTGTAAGCCAGGGTGCCGAGCGGGGCTCAGCGGGTAAACACCCGCTGCGGACGGCGGCCGACCGGCGCCGGCGGCGCGGCCGGGGTGGACGCCCCGAACAACCGCTCGAAGAAGTTGGGTCCGGACGAGCCGAAGCCGCTGCCATTGTTGGCCACGGCCACCCCGGAGGGCAGCGTCGTCGCGGGACGCGAATAGCTCGGCTGGGAATGCGCCACGACGGCCTCGAGGTCCTTGCCGCGGTTGTTCTTCAGGATGTTGATCATGGTCGCGTCGCGGCCATAGACGTCCTTGCGGAATTGCAGCTTGCCGGCGTCGTCCACGAACGCGGTCTGATAGGTGATGTTGACCGGGATCGGGGTCGGGAATTTCAGGTCGATCTCGCTCTTGCCGTACATGCTGCGCACGCGCTCCGGCGTGTACTTCTCGCCCGGCATGGCGATGTTGAGCAGCACCGACGCATACTGATCCGGATTCTGCACGCGCATGCAACCGTGACTGAAGGCGCGCTCGTCCCTGGCGAACAAATGCTTGTCCGGCGTGTCGTGCTGATAGACCAGGAACTTGTTCGGGAAGTTGAAGCGGATGCGGCCGAGCGCGTTGGCCTCGCCGGGCGGCTGCGAGATGTGCACCGAACCGTCGCGGTTCTGCTCGAGCCTGAGGCCCATGCGCTGAAGCACGGTCGGGTCCTGCTGCAAGGCGGGCAGGTATTCGTTGTAGACGATCGACGGCGGCACGTTCCAGGTCGGATTGACCGTGATGTACTTCATCGTCTCGGTGAGCAGCGGGGTCGCATGCGAGCCCGGCTTGCCGGTCACGACGCGGGTGGTCCAGACCTGCTGGCCGCGCTGCATCACCTTCAGCGTGAAGTCCGGAATGTTGAGGATGACATAGGCATCGCCCAGCGACGGCGCGCCGAGGTCGCGCGGCAGCCAGCGCCAGCGCTCCATGTTCACCAGCACCACGTCGATCTGCTTGTCGCGCTTGGGGGTGTTGAGCGCCTTGACCGTCTTGTCGTCGAGGATGCCGGTCGGCTTCATCTCGGCGCCGCTCTGGAATTTGCGCACGGCTTCGGCGACCGCAGCGTCGTAGCGGGTGTCGCTGGCATTCTCGGCGAGGCCGAGCTTGGCGCGCAGTTGCGGCACGCGCGGATCTTCCACGACGATCTCAGCCTGCTTCTTGCCGGCCGGGGTATATTTCAGCGCCGGACCGTCGGCGATCTCGATCACCGGACCGCTGCCCTGGCCGCGCAGCTCGGCGAGCTTGGCCTTCAGCTCCTTGTAGAGCTTGTGCGGCGGGTTGTAGCTGTCGAGCGCCGCGGAGGCGTCTGCCGCCGTCGTGACCTTGGCGAGCACCTCGCCGGGGTCGACCGGGTGCTCGGGATAGAGGATGTCGCCACTGACCTGCGACCAATGCATGCGGCCGCTCTGGGCGTGGCGCGCGTAGTCGAACATGCCGGCGGTGAGCTTGAGCTCGGCATCGGCCAGCGCATCGGGTGTCGTGGCCGCGGCGAAATCCGGCACCGGATAGTCGGCGGGATTGAGACCGTCGGAGGCCGCGTCCTTGAGCCGCGCGATCACGCCCTTGGCCGCAGCAGTCAGGCTACCGCCTTGCGTCCAGACCGGCGCGAAGTCGCGCGCGCCGTAAAACTTCTCGACGGCCGCGCGCTCGTTCTTGCGGTCGAAATGGCGCGAGGTCTTGGCGCCGATC from Bradyrhizobium sp. CB1015 harbors:
- a CDS encoding DUF2312 domain-containing protein, whose protein sequence is MATSAAVRDDEPATKFAKDQLKSIIERIERLEEEKKAISDDIRDVYAESKGNGYDVKALRTIVRLRKQDPNERAEAETILETYMQALGMI
- a CDS encoding adenylate/guanylate cyclase domain-containing protein, translating into MDVPGPERRLAAVLAADMVGFSRLMEVDEGGTLARLKTHRIELIDPAIAKNHGRIIKTTGDGLLVEFHSVVDAVLCAAEIQSRMGRRNADVPPPRWIQFRIGINLGDVIVDQNDIFGDGVNVAARLEALAEPGGICISSAVRDQLGQRLDGVAFEDIGEQNVKNIARSIRVYRIRLEDGLASAPAGTTAAAKATGKSKKPSIAVLPFANMSGDPEQEFFADGLTEDIITELSRFHDLLVISRNSTFVYKGKSVKVQDVGREFGVDYVIEGSVRKAGDRVRVTVQLIDAETDRHIWAERYDGELKDIFAIQDEMTRAIAATLPGRVEAATHDRATRKPTDNMAAYECVLAAKVLHHRSNREDNARAQLLLDRALELDGNYAHAHAWKACVLGQTWVYNWCADRDATFEQVAAELEIALGLDDNDSDVHRILAALNLNRDDHDKATYHQERALALNPNYDLVVVQQGELLTWLGRPEEGIDWIKKAMRLNPYHPERFWSHLGRAYYCAEKYAEAAEAFSRISRPDHTHHAFLAGIFAQMGNAVAAGAHAAEVLKREPAFSVANHLATQHYKQQLDRQRYEAGLLRAGLPA
- a CDS encoding DUF882 domain-containing protein, whose translation is MGSYVLTGLARQFSVLSLSHAGVKAGSRIGLAAALLLAAAGSVHDAAALNETKTLSFHHTHSGEDLTVTFKRDGRYDEAALKQLNHFLRDWRTQDETVMDRRLFDILWEVYRDVDGKQPIQIISSYRSPATNAMLRRRSSGVARFSQHMLGHAMDFYIPGVPLEQIRFAGLRLQRGGVGFYPTSGSPFVHLDTGSIRHWPRMTHDQLARVFPDGKTVHLPTDGTPLKGYELAKAEIERRGSGDDAGSKPNFFAALFRGKSAAPAASDEDDEGAPAPGAKPAAPTVVAAAKPAEPVPTPRAKPQIAATLQLASADAQIVAPPKPKPEPVADKPASGKPETPADIINARGFWDDVPATPQQATPAQVAALKARQALAAATDPQPTASVSNAALQALAFAPAASPVDRATVVAASAPVPRTARPRSVAQATEINTVVGKSIDGRIATATRLSAAKGESIWLKIVMLSPSASRAMSVTLMGELDTAALRGYFVKPKAVIAMGFSDDPMQGLSCDNFSGSATAKLETTSFVLRTAALR
- a CDS encoding murein L,D-transpeptidase is translated as MRDCLNHRVGFDRVLMTVAATFLTVSASSALAQDQARSSAAELAIEAAIPRPEPANVPPPTAADIKLDTTATVQDSVKDAARDSAKADVAPAPDKVETKPSDVATTPAPEAPKSETAKTEPAKADTATATPAAPAAPAAEPVKAASNVPAADQPVADRLKDMIGAKTSRHFDRKNERAAVEKFYGARDFAPVWTQGGSLTAAAKGVIARLKDAASDGLNPADYPVPDFAAATTPDALADAELKLTAGMFDYARHAQSGRMHWSQVSGDILYPEHPVDPGEVLAKVTTAADASAALDSYNPPHKLYKELKAKLAELRGQGSGPVIEIADGPALKYTPAGKKQAEIVVEDPRVPQLRAKLGLAENASDTRYDAAVAEAVRKFQSGAEMKPTGILDDKTVKALNTPKRDKQIDVVLVNMERWRWLPRDLGAPSLGDAYVILNIPDFTLKVMQRGQQVWTTRVVTGKPGSHATPLLTETMKYITVNPTWNVPPSIVYNEYLPALQQDPTVLQRMGLRLEQNRDGSVHISQPPGEANALGRIRFNFPNKFLVYQHDTPDKHLFARDERAFSHGCMRVQNPDQYASVLLNIAMPGEKYTPERVRSMYGKSEIDLKFPTPIPVNITYQTAFVDDAGKLQFRKDVYGRDATMINILKNNRGKDLEAVVAHSQPSYSRPATTLPSGVAVANNGSGFGSSGPNFFERLFGASTPAAPPAPVGRRPQRVFTR